From a region of the Zingiber officinale cultivar Zhangliang chromosome 10B, Zo_v1.1, whole genome shotgun sequence genome:
- the LOC122029573 gene encoding FT-interacting protein 1-like, with amino-acid sequence MAYQQVHYGQSQPSPSKEYILKDSSSLLGERRPYDRSEGWMGLRGGGRDKLTSTYDLVEQMQYLYVRVVKAKDLPNNPITGSCDPYVEVKLGNYKGTTKHFDKRSSPEWNQVFSFSKERIQSTHLEVYVKDREMMMARDECVGSVVFDLNEVPTRVPPDSPLAPQWYRLGDRRGDGKVRGEVMLAVWMGTQADEAFPNAWHADAAAVSHGEGVSNIRSKVYVSPKLWYLRVNVIEAQDVVPRDRNRFPELFVKAQAGNQVLRTRACPARSVNNNQMWNEDLVFVAAEPFEEHLVLTVEDRVHQGKDDLLARTALPLTLFEKRLDHRPVNSRWFNMERLGFGAPEESRFSTKIHLRVCLEGAYHVMDESTMYISDTRPTARQLWKQPIGILEVGILGAEGLVPMKAKDDRGTTDAYCIAKYGQKWVRTTTIVDSFSPRWNEQYTWEVYDPCTVITLGVFDNGHLWAGPPARDMRIGKVRIRLSTLEMDRIHRHAYPLVVLQPSGLKKMGELHLAVRFTCLSVSSVIYLYGQPLLPKMHYVHPFTVGQVDSLRHQAMSIVAARLGRAEPPLRKETVEYMLDVDSHMWSMRRSKANFLRIISLLSGAVGAFRWLGDVCRWKSPVTTLLVHVLFLILLCFPELILPTGFLYMFLIGLWNYRRRPSQPPEMDAKMSLAEAIHPDELDEEFDTFPTTKPHDLVRLRYDRLRSVAARIQTVVGDMATQGERFRSLLSWRDPRATGLFLVVCLAAAVLLYVTPFQVVALLVGLYVLRHPRFRSKQPSVPSNFFKRLPSRIDSML; translated from the coding sequence ATGGCTTACCAACAAGTGCACTACGGGCAGAGCCAGCCGAGCCCGTCCAAGGAGTACATCCTCAAGGACTCTAGTTCCCTCCTCGGCGAGAGGCGGCCGTACGACAGGAGCGAAGGGTGGATGGGACTCCGCGGGGGCGGCCGGGACAAGCTCACGAGCACTTACGATCTCGTCGAACAGATGCAGTACCTCTACGTGCGAGTTGTCAAGGCCAAAGATCTTCCTAATAATCCCATCACCGGCAGCTGCGACCCTTACGTCGAGGTGAAGCTGGGAAACTACAAGGGAACCACGAAGCACTTCGACAAGAGGAGCAGCCCGGAATGGAACCAGGTCTTTTCCTTTTCCAAAGAGCGGATTCAGTCGACTCATCTCGAAGTCTATGTCAAGGACAGGGAGATGATGATGGCACGGGACGAGTGCGTCGGCAGCGTGGTGTTCGACCTCAATGAGGTGCCGACGAGAGTGCCACCGGACAGCCCGTTGGCTCCTCAGTGGTACCGGCTGGGGGACCGCAGGGGCGACGGCAAAGTGCGAGGTGAGGTGATGCTGGCGGTGTGGATGGGGACGCAGGCCGATGAGGCCTTCCCGAATGCGTGGCACGCTGATGCGGCCGCCGTGTCGCACGGCGAGGGAGTCTCAAACATCCGGTCGAAGGTCTACGTCTCGCCCAAGCTGTGGTACCTCCGCGTCAACGTCATCGAAGCCCAGGACGTGGTGCCCCGCGACAGGAACCGCTTCCCGGAGCTGTTCGTGAAGGCGCAGGCGGGCAACCAGGTGCTACGAACCAGAGCTTGCCCCGCACGGTCGGTGAATAACAATCAGATGTGGAACGAGGACCTCGTCTTCGTGGCGGCGGAGCCTTTCGAAGAGCACCTGGTGCTCACCGTCGAGGACCGCGTCCATCAGGGGAAGGATGATTTGCTGGCGCGAACCGCTCTGCCATTGACGCTGTTCGAGAAGAGGCTCGACCACCGACCGGTGAATTCCCGGTGGTTCAACATGGAGCGGCTTGGATTTGGGGCGCCGGAGGAGTCGAGGTTCTCGACCAAGATTCACCTCCGCGTTTGCCTCGAAGGAGCTTACCATGTAATGGACGAGTCCACCATGTACATTAGCGACACCCGACCGACGGCGCGGCAGCTATGGAAGCAACCCATCGGAATTCTCGAGGTGGGCATCCTCGGCGCCGAGGGATTGGTTCCCATGAAGGCCAAGGACGACAGAGGCACCACCGACGCCTACTGCATCGCCAAGTACGGCCAGAAATGGGTCCGGACAACCACCATCGTCGACAGCTTCAGCCCCAGATGGAACGAGCAATACACTTGGGAGGTGTACGACCCCTGCACCGTCATCACCCTCGGAGTCTTCGACAACGGTCATCTCTGGGCCGGACCGCCGGCGAGAGACATGCGAATCGGCAAGGTACGGATCCGGCTGTCGACGCTAGAGATGGACCGCATCCATAGGCACGCGTATCCCCTCGTGGTTCTCCAGCCGTCAGGATTGAAGAAGATGGGCGAGCTGCATCTGGCGGTGCGCTTCACGTGTTTGTCCGTCTCCAGCGTCATCTACCTCTACGGGCAGCCGCTGCTCCCCAAGATGCACTACGTGCACCCGTTCACCGTCGGCCAAGTCGACAGCCTCCGGCACCAGGCGATGAGCATCGTGGCGGCGCGGCTCGGGCGGGCGGAACCGCCGCTGAGAAAGGAGACGGTGGAGTACATGCTGGACGTGGACTCCCACATGTGGAGCATGAGGAGGAGCAAGGCCAACTTTTTGCGGATCATCTCGCTTCTCTCAGGCGCCGTCGGTGCTTTCCGATGGCTGGGAGACGTCTGCCGCTGGAAAAGCCCCGTCACCACTCTGCTCGTCCACGTCCTGTTTCTGATACTGCTCTGCTTCCCGGAGCTGATCCTGCCGACCGGGTTCCTCTACATGTTCCTCATCGGATTGTGGAACTATAGACGGAGGCCGAGTCAGCCGCCGGAGATGGACGCGAAGATGTCGTTGGCAGAGGCGATCCACCCCGACGAGCTGGACGAGGAATTCGACACGTTCCCGACAACGAAGCCGCACGATCTGGTGCGCTTGAGGTACGACCGCCTGCGGAGCGTGGCGGCGAGGATACAGACGGTGGTGGGGGACATGGCGACGCAGGGGGAGAGGTTTCGGTCGCTGCTGAGCTGGAGGGATCCGAGGGCCACCGGCCTGTTCCTGGTGGTCTGCCTGGCTGCGGCGGTGCTGTTATACGTGACGCCCTTCCAGGTGGTGGCACTGTTGGTGGGCCTGTACGTGCTGCGCCACCCCAGGTTCCGGAGCAAGCAACCGTCGGTGCCAAGCAATTTCTTCAAGAGGCTCCCTTCGAGGATCGACAGCATGCTCTGA
- the LOC122029574 gene encoding uncharacterized protein LOC122029574, with amino-acid sequence MERPQQQQQAERAAVVAIECVAGSSRAEEWGGDMLQTGDVVEEIKIGGSPAIRSPFKGGKSGIQKLLHSAYKRNDTSIEVRVRRCGGEAVGLQACIVPHGSSGRRQYVLRSIHDPNYAVGFVDRLESECIALQGSRSSRVVCALSTARLQDGYVSYNWEKKMEFLPVANSSCFLSMLILPKALDAVASRYNSLEDTLARANSWLFCSQHSGVPIEFMSVQTEALLTKISGETASATVNTGSLSDLSNLANASLYGFEDYHGVDIGVVKAVRLWYTAAAGEVAVDIKLQEGDTKLGFSISRTEEGFIYISSVDETDIEAASTRSGLGDLFRQAKSDSKLLVISRVSNEKVLPWMVSSAGAIRCFDTISLSQKLSLHRHAMKPIRIHVLMWEHLSGNSPTPSLSRPLPPSTADSPEIGRDGDSVGDLSFRFNELISSNRWL; translated from the exons ATGGAGCGGCCGCAGCAGCAACAGCAGGCGGAGCGGGCGGCGGTGGTGGCGATCGAGTGCGTCGCGGGGAGCTCGAGGGCGGAGGAGTGGGGCGGCGACATGCTGCAGACGGGGGACGTGGTGGAGGAAATCAAGATAGGTGGGTCGCCCGCGATCCGCTCCCCTTTCAAGGGCGGGAAGAGCGGCATCCAGAAGCTGCTCCACTCCGCCTACAAGCGCAACGACACCTCCATCGAGGTCAGAGTTCGTCGCTGCGGCGGAGAGGCAGTCGGCCTGCAGGCCTGCATCGTTCCCCACGGCTCCTCCGGTCGCCGCCAATACGTGCTCCGCTCCATCCATGACCCCAACTACGCCGTCGGCTTCGTCGACCGCCTTGAGAGCGAGTGCATCGCCTTGCAGG GCTCAAGGAGCTCCAGGGTCGTCTGTGCTCTAAGCACTGCCAGGCTGCAAGATGGATATGTTTCATACAACTGGGAAAAGAAGATGGAGTTTCTTCCAGTGGCCAACTCGAGCTGCTTCCTGTCGATGCTGATTCTTCCAAAGGCCTTAGACGCAGTTGCATCGCGGTACAATTCGCTCGAGGACACCTTGGCCCGTGCCAATTCCTGGCTCTTCTGCTCTCAGCACTCCGGCGTCCCCATTGAGTTCATGAGCGTGCAGACTGAAGCTCTCTTAACCAAG ATATCGGGCGAGACTGCCTCTGCGACCGTGAACACTGGATCACTTTCAGACCTCTCAAACCTCGCAAACGCTAGCCTCTACGGGTTCGAGGACTACCACGGCGTCGACATTGGAGTGGTCAAGGCAGTTCGGCTTTGGTACACGGCGGCTGCTGGGGAAGTAGCAGTAGACATCAAGCTCCAAGAAGGTGACACCAAGCTGGGCTTTTCCATTAGTCGCACTGAAGAG GGATTCATCTACATCTCTTCAGTAGATGAAACAGACATTGAAGCAGCTTCAACGCGCTCAGGCCTTGGGGATCTGTTCCGGCAAGCGAAGAGCGATTCGAAGCTGCTGGTGATCTCGAGGGTGTCCAACGAGAAGGTCCTCCCATGGATGGTGTCCTCTGCAGGAGCCATTCGCTGTTTCGACACCATCTCCCTCAGCCAGAAGCTCTCCCTCCACAGGCACGCCATGAAGCCGATCCGGATCCACGTCCTGATGTGGGAGCATCTATCAGGCAACAGTCCGACGCCGTCCCTCTCTCGTCCTTTACCTCCGTCTACAGCCGATTCGCCGGAAATCGGACGAGATGGGGACAGCGTGGGCGATCTATCCTTCAGATTTAATGAGCTCATTTCTTCAAACAGATGGTTGTGA